A single window of Oerskovia paurometabola DNA harbors:
- the csrA gene encoding carbon storage regulator CsrA → MNVRRTSMLVLGRKVGERILVGEDIVLTVVSAGRDGVRIGIEAPRDVRIHRAEIVDQVAEGNRAAAAGDGSADEVRALLALRPAS, encoded by the coding sequence GTGAACGTCAGGAGGACGTCGATGCTGGTGCTGGGGCGCAAGGTGGGCGAACGGATCCTCGTCGGCGAGGACATCGTCCTGACGGTGGTCTCCGCGGGCCGCGACGGGGTGCGGATCGGGATCGAGGCGCCGCGCGACGTGCGCATCCACCGGGCGGAGATCGTCGACCAGGTGGCCGAGGGCAACCGTGCAGCCGCCGCGGGCGACGGGAGCGCCGACGAGGTGCGTGCGCTGCTCGCCCTGCGACCGGCGTCCTGA